A stretch of Desulfarculaceae bacterium DNA encodes these proteins:
- a CDS encoding MerR family transcriptional regulator: MKISDLAKRTGVPKQTIHYYIRAGLLPKPRKLGSNSADYDDSYVDRIHLIKELQNDFFFPLPTIKKILWENRSANKQAMLKLRMDYFRPMEHYLGTGAVGDEAFLEATGLAARWLPQLQEWGLISPKEEDGQNVYSQDDVIIGKVMFNMAKIGIHRGNNFKPEVTLPMLATSFKDIAKDLIDDFQRATVDLKPAERRELAKRGHEIMGVLFYHLYRKYARQYLQDLGREA, encoded by the coding sequence ATGAAGATAAGCGACCTTGCCAAGCGCACCGGGGTGCCCAAGCAGACCATCCATTACTACATTCGCGCGGGCCTGTTGCCCAAGCCGCGCAAGCTGGGCAGCAACTCGGCCGACTACGACGACAGCTACGTGGACCGCATCCACCTGATCAAAGAGCTGCAGAACGACTTTTTCTTCCCCCTGCCCACCATCAAGAAGATCCTTTGGGAAAACCGCAGCGCCAACAAGCAGGCCATGCTCAAGCTGCGCATGGACTACTTCCGTCCCATGGAGCACTACCTGGGCACCGGCGCGGTGGGCGACGAGGCCTTTCTGGAGGCCACCGGCCTGGCCGCCCGCTGGCTGCCCCAGCTCCAGGAGTGGGGACTGATCAGCCCCAAGGAAGAGGACGGGCAAAACGTCTATTCCCAGGACGACGTCATCATAGGTAAGGTGATGTTCAACATGGCCAAGATCGGCATCCACCGGGGCAACAACTTCAAGCCAGAGGTGACTCTGCCCATGCTGGCCACCTCGTTCAAGGACATCGCCAAGGACCTGATCGACGACTTCCAGCGGGCCACGGTGGACCTGAAACCGGCCGAACGCCGGGAGCTGGCCAAACGGGGCCACGAGATCATGGGCGTGCTCTTCTATCACCTCTACCGCAAGTACGCCCGGCAATATCTCCAGGATCTGGGGCGCGAAGCCTAA
- a CDS encoding enoyl-CoA hydratase/isomerase family protein — protein MNTDYKTVKMELDGGVAVLYMDNPPVNQMSEHFILELKEASLAALADPEVKALIITGTGKNFMAGADVTQLLTVTDRDAFVEKLMEVHRWFNALEQDPTPVIAAINGNCLGGGMELALACNYRVAVKGVSVGLPEVKLGLLPGSAGTQRMPRLTGLPDALDLITTGKFIKADKGWSLGFIDEVVPADQLLDTAKAAAHKFLSRELDIRTRMASRRFDRLPSASEKEHLINYVKMETAKKAKGYIAPFKIIEAMEKGLSMDFEADIALEAQLFGDCLVSDVAKNLIGIFLNERAAGRLPRIKGIKPAPIKKVGMLGGGVMGSSIVHLLLSYGFEAVLWEINQEALDKAVAAIKKTFAYKIKTKKLKPEQLDILINSKLTQATGLEAMADCDLIIEAVVENMDVKQDIWKKLEGICRPDVVFGTNTSALPITDMATVLADPGRMIGLHFFNPAERMPLLEIICAEQTSDQTLATSVAFGRAIKKVPVVVNDGPGFYVSRQLGGLMGGSVFLIADGVDSMAIEKAMRSFGMPMGPATLADLTGIDINYHVNQTFAKRLGSRYNVHPLTEAIYQLGDYGRKTGRGYFDYSGPEPKPNQRLAEVVAAYLAEHNVTPKEMSAQEIIDAMLALGINEAALMIEEGICDRPADMDLAMIYGTGFPPYRGGILRYADKWGLANVLAKLTELEAAYGERFAPAQLIKTMAAENQTFYQM, from the coding sequence ATGAACACGGACTACAAGACGGTGAAGATGGAGCTGGATGGCGGCGTGGCCGTCCTTTACATGGACAACCCGCCGGTCAACCAGATGTCGGAGCACTTCATCCTGGAGCTGAAAGAGGCCTCCCTGGCCGCCCTGGCCGATCCAGAGGTAAAGGCCCTGATCATCACCGGCACGGGCAAGAACTTCATGGCCGGGGCCGATGTGACCCAGCTTCTCACCGTGACCGACCGCGACGCCTTCGTGGAAAAGCTCATGGAGGTGCACCGCTGGTTCAACGCCCTGGAGCAAGACCCCACCCCGGTCATCGCGGCCATCAACGGCAACTGCCTGGGCGGGGGCATGGAGCTGGCCCTGGCCTGCAACTACCGCGTGGCGGTCAAGGGTGTGAGCGTGGGCCTGCCCGAGGTGAAGCTGGGCCTGCTGCCCGGCAGCGCGGGCACCCAGCGCATGCCCCGGCTCACCGGCCTGCCCGACGCCCTGGACCTGATCACCACCGGCAAGTTCATCAAGGCCGACAAGGGCTGGTCCCTGGGATTCATCGACGAGGTGGTTCCCGCAGACCAGCTCCTGGACACGGCCAAGGCGGCGGCGCATAAGTTCCTGTCGCGCGAGCTGGACATCCGCACCCGCATGGCCAGCCGCCGCTTCGACCGCCTGCCCAGCGCCAGCGAAAAAGAGCATTTGATCAATTACGTGAAGATGGAGACCGCCAAGAAGGCCAAGGGCTACATCGCGCCCTTCAAGATCATCGAGGCCATGGAAAAGGGCCTGTCCATGGACTTCGAGGCGGACATCGCCCTGGAGGCCCAGCTCTTCGGCGACTGCCTGGTCTCGGACGTGGCCAAGAACCTCATCGGCATTTTCCTGAATGAGCGCGCCGCCGGCCGTTTGCCCCGCATCAAGGGCATCAAGCCGGCGCCCATCAAGAAGGTGGGCATGTTGGGCGGCGGGGTCATGGGCTCCAGCATCGTGCACCTGCTTCTCTCCTACGGCTTCGAGGCGGTGCTCTGGGAGATCAACCAGGAGGCCCTGGACAAGGCCGTGGCCGCGATCAAGAAGACCTTCGCCTACAAGATCAAGACCAAGAAGCTCAAGCCCGAGCAGCTCGACATCCTCATCAACAGCAAGCTGACCCAGGCCACCGGCCTGGAGGCCATGGCCGATTGCGACCTGATCATCGAAGCGGTGGTGGAGAACATGGATGTCAAGCAGGACATCTGGAAGAAGCTGGAGGGCATCTGCCGGCCGGACGTGGTCTTCGGCACCAACACCTCGGCCCTGCCCATCACCGATATGGCCACCGTGCTGGCCGACCCCGGCCGCATGATCGGCCTGCACTTCTTCAACCCGGCCGAGCGCATGCCCCTGTTGGAGATCATCTGCGCGGAGCAGACCTCGGACCAGACCCTGGCCACCAGCGTGGCCTTTGGCCGGGCCATCAAGAAAGTTCCCGTGGTGGTCAACGACGGACCGGGCTTCTACGTGTCGCGCCAGCTGGGCGGGCTCATGGGCGGCTCGGTGTTCCTCATTGCCGATGGCGTGGACTCCATGGCCATCGAGAAGGCCATGCGCTCCTTTGGAATGCCTATGGGCCCGGCCACCCTGGCCGACCTCACGGGCATCGACATCAACTATCACGTGAACCAGACCTTCGCCAAGCGCCTGGGCTCGCGCTACAACGTGCATCCGCTCACCGAGGCGATCTACCAGCTCGGCGACTACGGCCGCAAGACCGGGCGGGGCTACTTCGATTACAGCGGCCCCGAGCCCAAGCCCAACCAGCGCCTGGCCGAGGTGGTGGCCGCCTACCTGGCCGAGCACAACGTAACGCCCAAGGAGATGAGCGCTCAGGAGATCATTGACGCCATGCTGGCCCTGGGGATCAACGAGGCCGCCCTGATGATCGAGGAAGGCATCTGCGATCGCCCGGCGGACATGGACCTGGCCATGATCTACGGCACCGGCTTCCCACCCTATCGCGGGGGCATCCTGCGCTACGCTGACAAGTGGGGCTTGGCCAACGTCTTGGCCAAGCTCACCGAGCTGGAAGCCGCCTATGGCGAGCGCTTCGCCCCGGCCCAGCTCATCAAGACCATGGCCGCCGAGAACCAGACCTTCTACCAGATGTAA